The sequence ACGCGGCCCGGGAATGAGCTAGATAGTGTCGGGGGACCCGTTGCGCGGCCATGCAGCTTAGCTCGTACGGAACGGTCTCAGCCCACCGGGCAACTTCCATGATGGAAGGACCGCCGTCGCCGAAAAAAACGACCGGAGTCCCTTCTTGCACATCGGGAGCGCTTTCAGGATCGCCCAGGTCGATCATGGTCATATCCATGCAGACGGTTCCGACAATAGGAAAACGCCGCCCCTGCAGGCCCACCTGACCCCGATTGGAAAGGCGACGCGGAATGCCATCGCCATAGCCGGCGCCGACCACGGCAATGCGCCGCCAACCCGGCGCTGTCCAGGTGCGGCCGTAGGAAATGGTGGTGCCAGGAGGAACCGTGCGAATCTGAACAATATGGGCGACAAAGCGCATAACAGGCTGCAATCCAGCCTGACGGGCCTGCTCCGCACGGGAAAGATAGCCGTAAAGCGCTGCACCGATGCGAGCGCGTTGGCGGTGGCTGTTCCAGTAGGAGCGGGGCAGGGTAAACAACGCGCTGCTACTGGCTACGTGGAAGGTTTCAAAAGCATCGCCTACCTGCCGACAGAGCTGGTCGAAGCGCTCCAACTGCTCCTGCAGGAAAGGATCATCAGGGCGGTCGGCTGTGGCCAGATGGGTGCAAAGACCGGCCAACGTGACGCCCGGCGTTTGTGCCAGGCGACGGATGATCGCAGGCGCTTCCTCCGGCCAGAGCCCCAGCCGTCCCATACCGGTATCTACCTTGACATGAACCCGGAGGGGACCGTACCGCTTCACCGCTGCACAGACTGCCTCGGCCAGCGCCGGCGATGAAACCGTAACCTCAATGTGATGCTGCACGCAATGGGGCAATGCATCCGGCAAAACCGCTCCCAGCAGTACAATCGTTCCCGCAATACCTGCCTGCCGCAGCGCCACTGCCTCGTGCAGCCGAACCACGGCAAAATGGCGAACACCCGCTTCCTGTAAGGCACGGGCCACGGGTAACAACCCGTGGCCGTACGCGTCGTCTTTGACCACCGCTATGGGGACAGCAGGCCCCAGCCGCTGCCGTATCTGTCTCAGATTATGATGAAGCTTGTCCAGGTGAATTTCAACAAACGCAGGGTGCCACACGGTAAGCCTACGTTTACGAGGTAAAAGGCCGCGCCGCTGACGCCTTCCCCCTGAAAAAAGATCCTTAAAAAATTAACTGCCATTGAACGACCAGTAGATGTTGCCCGAGGCCCCGTTCGGTTGCGTACGCAACCGTGAGCCGCTGCCGCTCGTAGGGCGCTCCCTGCAGCGCACTTGGACTGATGCTGAAACCTGTCGTCAGGATCGTGCGGTCGGCTTCCGCACCGCTTTCTTCCAGCCACTCCAGCCGCGCAAAAGCTTCCGCGCCGCGGTGCAGCCGCACGGCGCTCAGCCCGGCAATACCCGTCAGGTGATCGCTCGACCGAAGCACAGGCTGCCCTGGTTCATACCGCACGACCACCCCGTCAAGCTTTAGCCGAAACCATCGGCTTCCAGGCTTTGCGCCCCAGTACCAGTGGAATCCGTAGGACAGGTAGCGCCGATGGTCGGTGTTCGGATTGCCGGCGCTGTTGTAGCTAACAAAGCCACCGGCTTCGATGTCTGCCTGCTCCGACAGGTAGAACTGACCGCCCAGGCTAACCGCTATGCCGGTGCGCTGCTGGCCCTCGGTAACGTCGGTATTGCTGGGGCTGGCGCGGTAGTTGCCGCGCAGGCGATCCCAGCTTCCATCGCCGTTGTGCAGGAAAAGGATAAAGCGGCCTCGAGGATGATGATAAGCAGCCTCCACGCCAAAGTCGCGTCCGTCGCGGCCAATGGTGCGGGCACCCCAGCGCTCGGCGATAGCCGGGCGCTCTACAGCATCGACGTACCGGTGCGAGGTCAGCCCGAGAGCACGTGGTTGAATGGAAGGCATGCGGCCTATGCGAAACGACCAGCGGGCGTGAGGCGTGTAGATGGCATAAGCGTCCAGAAAACGTGCAGAGGGGGCCGTGCCGTCTAATTGAACGCGAAAGGTCCATCGCTCGGACAGGCGCACCCTGACGCGCAGTCGGGCCCGCCGAACGCCAAAACCTATCCGCGTGCGCTGAAGCGTTTCGTGCTGACCGTAGCTGAAGCGCGTCTGCAACGTTCCACTCAGGGTAACGGCCGGCAAACTGGACGGTTGCGCCTGCGCCGTCATAGCAGCAAGGCCCAGCAGTAAAAGTCGAAACCGCACGGTCATATCTTCGCTGGTTCAAGGTAAGCAGCACGCGCCAAAAGTACGTGCATGCTCCCTTCTTTTCCAGCGCTGTCCTATCTTAAGAACGGATTCGCGTAACGGATACGTAGAGCAATGATGCGTCTGCAGAAAACGTTCGGCATTTTCCTGGGACTTTTTTTGCTGGCGCCGGCTGCTACGGCACAGCAGGATGTTCAGGAGCGCCCGCGGCTTACGCTGGAAGACATTCACGCGTCCCGTAAGTTTATTGGCGAATTTTTCCAGGGAGGACGCTGGGCGGCTGAGGGGCCGGTCGTTCTGTACATCGAGCCCGACCCGCAGACCGGTGCTACGCACTTGATCCGATATAACCTGGAAACAGGTCAGCGCGAACGACTCATCGACGGTAACCGGCTGTACGCCCCGGATGTCGAGCGCCTGATCCGCATTGAAGCCTATCAGTATAGCCAGGACGGCCAGCGGGTGCTGCTCTATACCGACTCGGAACGGGTCTGGCGCTACAATACTAAAGGGTTCTACTACGTCTATGATCTGCAAGCCGATTCGCTCTGGCCGGTTAGCGACCGGCGCAAAGGCTTTCAGATGTTTGCCAAGTTTAGCCCGGACGGCCGCCAGGTAGCCTTTGTGCGCGACCGCAACCTGTACCTTGTCGATCTTGAAACAGGCCAGGAAGTCCCGCTGACGACCGACGGCGCACCAGGGAGCATTATCAATGGTACGTTCGACTGGGTTTACGAAGAAGAATTCGGATTACGGGACGGTTGGGCCTGGAGTCCAGATGGCCGCTACATTGCCTTCTTCAAGTTGGACGAGTCAAAGGTCCCGGCCTTTACCATGATGGACCTTCGGGCACCCTACCCGAAGGCC comes from Rhodothermus profundi and encodes:
- the alr gene encoding alanine racemase, which translates into the protein MWHPAFVEIHLDKLHHNLRQIRQRLGPAVPIAVVKDDAYGHGLLPVARALQEAGVRHFAVVRLHEAVALRQAGIAGTIVLLGAVLPDALPHCVQHHIEVTVSSPALAEAVCAAVKRYGPLRVHVKVDTGMGRLGLWPEEAPAIIRRLAQTPGVTLAGLCTHLATADRPDDPFLQEQLERFDQLCRQVGDAFETFHVASSSALFTLPRSYWNSHRQRARIGAALYGYLSRAEQARQAGLQPVMRFVAHIVQIRTVPPGTTISYGRTWTAPGWRRIAVVGAGYGDGIPRRLSNRGQVGLQGRRFPIVGTVCMDMTMIDLGDPESAPDVQEGTPVVFFGDGGPSIMEVARWAETVPYELSCMAAQRVPRHYLAHSRAASFSSAENL
- a CDS encoding porin — translated: MRFRLLLLGLAAMTAQAQPSSLPAVTLSGTLQTRFSYGQHETLQRTRIGFGVRRARLRVRVRLSERWTFRVQLDGTAPSARFLDAYAIYTPHARWSFRIGRMPSIQPRALGLTSHRYVDAVERPAIAERWGARTIGRDGRDFGVEAAYHHPRGRFILFLHNGDGSWDRLRGNYRASPSNTDVTEGQQRTGIAVSLGGQFYLSEQADIEAGGFVSYNSAGNPNTDHRRYLSYGFHWYWGAKPGSRWFRLKLDGVVVRYEPGQPVLRSSDHLTGIAGLSAVRLHRGAEAFARLEWLEESGAEADRTILTTGFSISPSALQGAPYERQRLTVAYATERGLGQHLLVVQWQLIF